A region from the Drosophila takahashii strain IR98-3 E-12201 chromosome 2L, DtakHiC1v2, whole genome shotgun sequence genome encodes:
- the LOC108058329 gene encoding uncharacterized protein isoform X3, with amino-acid sequence MSSGYGQRGGGGSGNGGYEAPACVQNAMMTKDKKPFTYTPGGIDLSQIRSERMAKRLARNAQSEGATGAAQQNRPAQPQSPGGAGGAASSMGAAAMGMPFQVLPPPPPPPQQSQGKNGIQGASAAAPPPPPPQQPPSTLAPPTGRLSAPGSPATARKSPTPQRFEPPPLGFRPEIKIPANPMAALRKVAPPVEKNTFWKDEYRKDRSKSPLPEVAAGNGNGNGNGGQNGGYSSPADAVDGPRPSAASVDSSYSPYTPTQQAPPVAKSPPVQQQQLQQPTPPATPPQQQQQQSEQQPATRQEFRSVAMPTSPAVSVYTRQTDSPRSPFEQQQRSTESPFRFAQQQQQQQSPQQRPPTAISPLAQVQQQQQQQYQQQLQQQQLQQQQLQQQQLQQQQLQQQQLQQAQLQQQQLQQQQLQQQQQLQQQQLQQQQQQQQAAQSVPWRTQRTQPAAQQQQELHPQPIYNNVQQQQQRSRDVFSPARTEAPAATTFNASQQNQFAGAAKPTNVGSLYIAPLAQPTEPQAQRILLQQQQASARDSPMRQLPQQQQGSPQQPQGNQPMRWLSSQPASKEQAPWARPEENGNVLPSTLRQTTPAPQPQVAPQSQSQPQQQQQTSFYQPQLVQGNGYGPTAAATAAPISLQNFGSNPQAGGLRLQINVNTNGSSSNANQSAPRERIIPITLEQTPTYAAAQPNFGGNGVSAQNRFTQQRYDTPQQQQQQYVPPSEQQAPEPKKYTGSAIPSRSFKILQAMTTPENADHKIHTELDSDLENVELNETPNNNNTNNNSNNSGNTENNNNHNKINSKTNKRHSYTSSSFTPTSSPCTEPTTHSSNSSLNSDSSCPPQAPRSQSVPPHYPYAFGYPYPWYGMPPPPPPPGNGDAAPWPYPYSYPPPPPPPPQSVDGKPAEGFPPYPYYYPYYPPPLPPYNQQPGESQFPPGYPQFYGHPYPYPVAPSYSQSSTEEQSRASSVLPDIIITPSTDDIPSQVIMQHHIRVEPREPPKRAHSVEIEELVSRPKARNICTNKHEVIDVLSQRLANINKIASGNTQANLSKQLHKNYAGEQSKELGERSPSENASNSDSESEEESSDEEDTPKPVARPAPLQSIKSVTNVQVYKGKTLEQHLDSESSEEEDEDDVTTADEMFDEEEQEGLVEEMDDDYIVEEDLSVIYEEESELERSSEYAKTVIRKDDSRSTIVDEIEKQIEENDDDDDEESNSVTVRLPLRFSFSRSSNDENIATVQVGNTTQIEEKQPSVVNSFSVAKVESEDEDDDDCEVSVTISLSNSSRSNSVEKSTQPYKTSNAYPVEEIITPRKASEEDVSASFSLGMRNKFMGETIANDVTNNISREEVKDVASSPKEEFDFFATLMATKMQAQKMMEQSKNFWKTPEAKQVEPTVETPKLRPKENISEAKPPRPVSGDMSKTQASLEAAKNSFWSTFATASKEKEPEPQEPQSKAEEVDFWASIEKKETFDGEEKQWTKKKKTVTYTPLQKESITRVEHWTTTLRAQVNSLDTPQKAEVTFVVEEKPPQEENKVEEEDFWASVNQETYKSEPQNEPELNVWPVEEVPEQPSQPDEENVDFWADIESTTSFQDEEKPQDFTYDPTKYPEEPREVDTDEEIDFWAEIEAKRKPGEDDDEDVTFHKSATFWARKERQNSVEETPYKPVEIKAFRAKLPDEGAVEIDVWATLEAARGHEPEIVDPVVEEEKVLVEQFEELEHESEEEEVEQEEQIKEQIPESNLSHVDTMSLASMHEPATVYTWNPPPQEQEDQDETDFWADMEQERSKKEQFEEAEQKRHNYRQAMAFFNTSIDGQQSPPQQTASPNRSSVILEVEEPQEVDLGPPGEYQLVGEDGLVVEEHKPAITEAEEEERGAATPTNMEPQLPEVYVEPELPEIRRLSNGLPDLAVEKFTQETPKISVRDRISAFEVIPSTNDASKGLTKQSLSVDSAYGKGTLSRNSSTQRSESEIEEDDSGVTDMNRQLSETDTESESFPELRKMTSYQRAATHSRLFKLLQDENDVPEAGASPSDEFQLKPSRRKIVHNVSITRRQNPGVLNDAETMTQRRERLSLPLRKNTSIDADNPSTPNSPASPIMGPSAKNQRVVSDKLVNELVQSLLLKSDSTHLRNLPMERLQAAAKRALVEEMDSAQENSSLDSTPAPTPKQDKEYSDYYNSWCEASGDEVLPSKSFRSEPRRSPWTVRCPRVLSSKTINRDLARVTESPEIANGRGSKSPECFRQNSHSQSRERSVSSWRRV; translated from the exons ATGAGTTCTGG CTATGGACAGCGCGGAGGAGGCGGATCCGGAAACGGCGGCTACGAGGCGCCCGCCTGCGTGCAGAACGCGATGATGACAAAAGACAAGAAGCCCTTCACCTACACGCCGGGCGGCATCGATCTCTCCCAGATCCGGTCGGAGCGGATGGCCAAGCGGCTGGCGCGCAATGCCCAGTCGGAGGGAGCCACCGGCGCCGCCCAACAGAACAGACCCGCCCAGCCGCAGTCGCCAGGCGGAGCGGGTGGTGCAGCCAGTTCGATGGGAGCCGCTGCCATGGGCATGCCGTTCCAGGTGCTgccaccgccgccaccaccgccACAGCAGTCACAGGGTAAGAATGGCATCCAAGGTGCCAGCGCTGCCGCAcccccaccaccacccccacAACAACCACCCAGCACGTTAGCGCCACCCACTGGCCGCCTGAGTGCGCCCGGTTCGCCGGCGACGGCTCGCAAATCGCCGACTCCACAGCGTTTTGAGCCACCGCCGCTGGGTTTCCGGCCGGAGATCAAGATTCCGGCAAATCCGATGGCCGCCCTTCGCAAGGTGGCGCCACCTGTGGAGAAGAACACGTTCTGGAAGGACGAGTACCGCAAGGATCGCTCCAAGAGTCCGCTGCCCGAGGTGGCAGCCGGAaatggcaatggaaatggaaatggtggCCAGAATGGAGGATACTCCAGCCCAGCAGATGCCGTTGATG GTCCAAGACCATCGGCAGCCAGCGTGGACAGCAGCTATAGTCCCTACACACCCACTCAGCAGGCACCTCCCGTGGCCAAGAGCCCACcagtgcaacagcagcagctgcagcagcccaCGCCACCGGCAACACcgccgcaacagcagcaacaacagtcgGAGCAGCAACCTGCAACACGACAGGAGTTCCGCAGTGTGGCCATGCCCACTTCGCCGGCTGTGAGTGTCTACACTCGTCAGACGGACAGTCCTAGATCGCCTTTCGAGCAACAGCAGCGATCCACTGAGAGCCCCTTCCGCTttgcacagcagcagcagcagcaacagtcgcCGCAGCAACGTCCACCAACAGCAATTTCGCCGCTGGCTCaggtgcaacagcagcagcaacagcaatatcAGCAGCAgttacagcagcaacaactgcagcagcaacaattgcaacagcaacagctacagcagcagcaactgcagcagcaacagctacAGCAGGCGCaactacagcagcaacaattacagcagcagcaattgcaacagcagcaacaactacagcagcaacaattgcaacaacagcagcagcaacaacaggcaGCTCAATCGGTTCCCTGGCGCACTCAACGTACACAGCCtgcagcacagcagcaacaggaatTGCATCCACAGCCCATCTACAACAAtgttcagcagcagcaacaaagatCTCGCGATGTCTTCAGTCCAGCAAGGACTGAAGCACCAGCAGCAACCACGTTCAATGCAAGTCAACAAAACCAATTTGCCGGAGCAGCTAAGCCG ACCAACGTTGGCTCGCTGTACATAGCTCCATTGGCCCAGCCCACGGAGCCGCAGGCCCAGCGAATCCttctgcagcaacagcaggcatCCGCCCGGGATTCCCCGATGCGCCAGCttccacagcagcagcagggatCGCCGCAGCAGCCACAGGGCAACCAGCCGATGCGATGGCTCAGCTCACAGCCGGCCAGCAAGGAGCAGGCTCCCTGGGCTCGTCCCGAGGAGAATGGCAACGTCCTGCCCTCCACTCTGCGACAGACCACGCCGGCCCCGCAGCCCCAAGTGGCACctcagtcgcagtcgcagccacagcagcagcagcagacatCCTTCTACCAGCCCCAGTTGGTCCAAGGAAATGGCTATGGACCCACTGCAGCAGCCACAGCTGCTCCCATCAGTCTGCAGAACTTCGGATCCAATCCCCAAGCTGGAGGACTTCGTTTGCAGATCAACGTAAATACcaatggcagcagcagcaatgcaAATCAAAGCGCTCCAAGG gaGCGTATCATACCCATAACCCTAGAGCAGACCCCGACTTATGCCGCAGCCCAGCCCAACTTTGGTG GTAATGGCGTCTCAGCTCAGAACCGATTTACGCAACAACGATATG ATAccccccaacaacaacaacagcaatatgTGCCGCCAAGTGAACAGCAAGCTCCGGAACCCAAAAAATACACCGGCAGCGCTATTCCCAGTCGATCATTCAAAATTCTACAGGCAATGACTACACCTGAAAATGCCG ACCATAAAATTCACACCGAGCTGGACTCGGATTTGGAAAATGTTGAACTGAACGAAAccccaaataataataatacaaataataatagtaacaACAGCGGAAAtactgaaaataataataatcataataagATTAAcagtaaaaccaataaacgTCATAGCTACACATCATCTAGTTTCACCCCCACATCATCACCCTGCACAgaacccaccacccactcatCAAACTCATCCCTCAATTCGGATAGCTCTTGTCCCCCGCAGGCACCTCGATCGCAGTCGGTGCCACCGCATTATCCCTATGCCTTTGGCTATCCCTATCCTTGGTACGGaatgcctcctcctccgccgccgcctggAAATGGTGATGCCGCTCCTTGGCCATATCCCTACTCGTATCCCCCGCCACCTCCACCCCCTCCTCAATCGGTGGATGGAAAGCCTGCCGAGGGATTTCCCCCGTATCCCTATTACTATCCGTACTATCCACCACCCCTGCCACCCTATAATCAACAGCCGGGGGAGTCACAATTTCCCCCCGGCTATCCCCAGTTCTATGGCCATCCGTATCCCTACCCGGTGGCTCCCAGTTACAGCCAGAGTTCCACCGAGGAGCAGAGCAGAGCCAGCAGTGTTCTGCCCGATATTATCATCACGCCCAGTACCGATGATATACCCTCGCAGGTGATCATGCAGCATCACATCCGCGTGGAGCCACGAGAGCCTCCCAAGCGGGCGCACTCCGTGGAGATCGAGGAGCTGGTCAGCAGACCGAAGGCCCGAAATATTTGCACCAACAAGCACGAGGTCATCGATGTGCTCAGTCAGCGTTTGGCCAATATCAACAAGATTGCCAGCGGCAATACTCAGGCCAATCTTTCCAAGCAGCTGCACAAGAACTACGCCGGCGAGCAGTCCAAGGAGCTGGGCGAGAGATCCCCCAGTGAAAATGCCTCCAACTCGGACAGCGAATCGGAGGAGGAGAGCAGCGATGAAGAGGATACCCCAAAGCCCGTAGCTCGTCCAGCTCCCCTGCAATCCATCAAATCGGTGACCAATGTTCAGGTCTACAAGGGAAAGACCTTGGAACAGCATCTGGACTCCGAGAGCAgtgaggaggaggacgaggatgaTGTGACCACTGCGGATGAGATGTTCGATGAAGAGGAGCAGGAGGGCCTGGTCGAGGAAATGGACGATGATTACATTGTGGAGGAGGATCTGAGTGTCATCTACGAGGAGGAGAGCGAACTGGAAAGGAGCAGTGAATACGCCAAAACAGTCATAAGGAAAGATGACTCTAGATCCACCATAGTCGATGAGATCGAGAAGCAAATCGAAGAGaacgatgatgacgatgacgaggaGTCCAATTCGGTAACAGTTCGCCTGCCACTCCGTTTCTCCTTCAGCCGCAGCTCCAATGATGAAAACATTGCCACCGTGCAGGTGGGCAATACAACGCAGATCGAGGAGAAGCAGCCAAGTGTCGTAAACTCTTTCAGTGTGGCCAAGGTGGAAAGCGAGGAtgaagacgacgacgactgcGAGGTCAGTGTGACCATCAGTTTGTCGAACTCTTCGCGTTCGAATTCGGTGGAGAAGTCTACCCAACCGTATAAGACATCCAATGCCTATCCCGTGGAGGAAATTATCACACCCCGCAAAGCCAGCGAAGAAGACGTTTCCGCTTCGTTTTCACTAGGAATGCGTAACAAGTTCATGGGTGAAACGATTGCCAATGATGTAACCAATAATATTTCCCGAGAAGAAGTAAAGGATGTGGCAAGTTCACCCAAAGAGGAGTTCGATTTCTTTGCCACTCTGATGGCCACCAAAATGCAGGCCCAAAAGATGATGGAGCAGTCCAAGAACTTTTGGAAGACACCTGAGGCGAAGCAAGTAGAACCGACTGTCGAAACACCAAAGCTTAGACCTAAAGAAAATATCTCCGAGGCCAAGCCACCTAGACCAGTATCTGGTGACATGTCCAAGACTCAAGCTTCGCTGGAGGCTGCCAAAAACAGCTTTTGGTCCACTTTCGCCACAGCCTCTAAGGAAAAGGAGCCTGAACCGCAGGAGCCACAGTCCAAAGCCGAGGAAGTTGACTTTTGGGCCAGCATTGAGAAAAAGGAAACCTTTGATGGGGAAGAAAAGCAGTGGaccaagaaaaagaaaaccgtAACCTACACACCCCTGCAGAAAGAGTCAATTACTCGAGTGGAACACTGGACAACAACACTCAGGGCTCAGGTGAATTCTCTGGACACTCCGCAAAAAGCCGAAGTGACTTTTGTAGTTGAAGAAAAGCCTCCCCAAGAGGAGAACAAGGTTGAAGAAGAGGATTTCTGGGCCTCGGTAAATCAAGAAACCTATAAATCAGAGCCCCAAAACGAACCCGAGCTTAACGTTTGGCCAGTTGAGGAAGTGCCAGAGCAACCCTCGCAGCCAGATGAAGAGAACGTTGACTTCTGGGCGGACATTGAATCAACTACCAGCTTCCAAGATGAAGAGAAACCACAGGATTTCACCTACGATCCCACCAAATACCCAGAAGAACCTCGAGAAGTGGATACCGATGAGGAGATCGATTTCTGGGCCGAGATCGAAGCGAAACGCAAGCCAGGTGAAGACGACGATGAAGATGTCACCTTCCATAAGTCAGCCACCTTCTGGGCACGCAAAGAACGCCAGAATTCAGTGGAGGAGACGCCCTATAAGCCCGTAGAGATCAAGGCGTTTAGAGCCAAGTTGCCCGATGAAGGGGCTGTTGAAATAGATGTTTGGGCCACCTTAGAAGCAGCCAGAGGTCACGAGCCGGAAATAGTGGATCCCGTGGTGGAGGAGGAAAAGGTTCTGGTCGAGCAATTCGAGGAACTGGAACACGAGAGTGAAGAAGAGGAGGTGGAGCAAGAAGAGCAGATTAAGGAACAGATCCCCGAGAGCAACCTCAGCCATGTGGACACCATGTCCCTGGCTTCGATGCACGAACCAGCCACAGTCTACACATGGAATCCACCGccgcaggagcaggaggatcaGGATGAAACAGATTTCTGGGCGGACATGGAACAGGAACGATCCAAGAAGGAACAGTTCGAAGAGGCGGAACAGAAGCGGCACAACTACCGCCAGGCCATGGCCTTCTTCAACACCTCCATCGATGGCCAGCAGTCGCCGCCGCAGCAAACAGCGAGTCCCAATCGCAGCAGTGTTATCCTGGAGGTGGAGGAGCCACAGGAAGTGGACCTGGGACCACCGGGTGAGTACCAGCTGGTGGGGGAGGATGGCCTGGTCGTGGAGGAGCACAAGCCAGCAATAACCGAAGCCGAGGAAGAGGAGCGCGGAGCAGCGACTCCCACCAACATGGAGCCCCAACTCCCTGAGGTCTATGTGGAACCCGAACTCCCAGAAATCAGACGCCTGTCCAACGGACTACCCGACCTTGCCGTCGAGAAGTTTACCCAAGAGACGCCCAAGATATCAGTGCGAGATCGGATTAGTGCCTTTGAGGTAATACCCTCGACTAACGATGCCTCCAAGGGATTGACCAAGCAATCCCTGTCGGTGGACAGTGCCTATGGCAAGGGCACCCTGTCGCGCAACAGCAGCACCCAGCGCTCCGAGTCGGAGATCGAGGAGGACGACTCCGGGGTGACGGACATGAATCGCCAGCTCTCCGAGACGGACACCGAATCCGAGAGCTTCCCAGAGCTGCGCAAGATGACCAGCTACCAGCGGGCGGCCACACATTCCAGGCTCTTCAAGCTGCTGCAGGACGAGAACGATGTGCCGGAGGCGGGAGCCAGTCCATCGGATGAGTTCCAGCTGAAGCCCAGTCGCCGGAAGATTGTCCACAATGTCTCCATTACGAGGCGTCAGAATCCAGGGGTTCTCAACGATGCGGAAACGATGACTCAGCGCAGGGAACGACTCTCGCTGCCGCTTCGCAAGAATACCAGCATCGATGCGGACAATCCCTCGACGCCGAACAGTCCGGCCTCGCCCATCATGGGACCCTCGGCCAAGAACCAGCGGGTGGTGAGCGACAAGCTGGTCAATGAGCTCGTCCAGAGTTTGCTCCTCAAGAGCGACAGTACGCATTTGAGGAATCTGCCCATGGAACGCCTGCAGGCGGCCGCCAAGAGGGCGCTGGTGGAGGAGATGGACTCGGCGCAGGAGAACAGCTCGCTGGACAGCACGCCGGCACCGACGCCCAAGCAGGACAAGGAGTACTCCGACTACTACAACAGCTGGTGCGAAGCCAGCGGGGATGAGGTGCTGCCCTCAAAGAGCTTCCGTTCCGAACCACGTCGCAGTCCCTGGACGGTGCGGTGTCCCCGGGTGCTCAGCTCCAAGACGATCAATCGGGATTTGGCCCGGGTCACAGAGTCACCGGAAATAGCCAATGGACGGGGCAGCAAGAGCCCGGAATGCTTCCGCCAGAACTCCCACTCGCAGAGCAGAGAACGCTCCGTGAGCAGTTGGCGGAGGGTCTAG